One window of the Candidatus Zixiibacteriota bacterium genome contains the following:
- a CDS encoding conserved hypothetical protein (Evidence 4 : Unknown function but conserved in other organisms), which produces MKKYQLFTVGYEGRQIDEFISYLKQFNVDKLIDIREIPLSRKRGFSKTSLRIRLEQENIEYIHIKALGSPSSIRNQLRFDWNYDNFFKSYDEHLSNNMNSVKEVLDILSKGNTCIMCFERSHEKCHRNVVADKIKEYDGNGLQIRHI; this is translated from the coding sequence ATGAAAAAATATCAGCTATTTACTGTAGGTTATGAGGGGCGCCAAATAGATGAGTTCATCAGCTATCTAAAACAATTCAATGTTGACAAATTGATTGATATAAGAGAAATCCCTCTATCTAGGAAAAGGGGATTTTCCAAGACTTCCTTACGAATCCGATTGGAACAAGAGAATATTGAATATATACACATAAAAGCCCTTGGGAGTCCTTCATCAATCCGCAATCAATTGAGATTTGATTGGAATTACGATAATTTTTTCAAATCCTATGATGAGCATTTGTCTAATAATATGAATTCGGTTAAAGAAGTCCTTGATATTTTATCCAAAGGGAACACTTGCATCATGTGTTTCGAACGATCCCATGAAAAATGCCATCGAAACGTCGTCGCGGATAAAATAAAAGAATATGACGGAAATGGCCTGCAAATAAGGCATATTTGA
- a CDS encoding exported hypothetical protein (Evidence 5 : Unknown function) — MPRKILVFGLILGILGLIAGCSKNSTSPVDNNSNIAAAFGGYTATDEQPYFGDPTLAAKLGGDQPYTDAISLSPSLDSLVNIDSSAGIYAFRIVWGHLDYDSASTTPTDWSGSLKINRGAELVRRTINFEPSQDYIMPRTDPTLIEWVSQTTVFHDGIFVNVFVPPADSTDTSAATITFTTAPFTISYNLKDIQNLDTVYTLDDSNVVAITAIKYSRLFCPKGFLAGFWGTDTLGNGIFYGNWMTHNGIVLGVVKGNWGIPDTNGDVQNIFVGKYIDMTGKFEGLMKGTYGPRPNWHASDMGKMRAGGWFKGNFYDGNGGVLGDLYGRYKSVPRDAEMGFFQGRWKVLCTHDNEDNSGDDN, encoded by the coding sequence ATGCCTCGCAAGATTCTGGTTTTTGGTCTGATATTGGGAATTCTGGGACTTATTGCAGGATGCAGCAAAAACAGCACGTCTCCCGTCGATAATAATTCAAATATTGCCGCCGCCTTCGGCGGCTATACCGCTACCGACGAACAGCCGTATTTCGGCGATCCGACTCTGGCCGCCAAACTGGGCGGCGATCAGCCGTACACCGATGCCATTTCCTTATCCCCCTCGCTCGATTCACTGGTCAACATCGATAGTTCCGCCGGCATTTATGCCTTCCGGATTGTCTGGGGCCATCTCGACTATGATTCGGCCTCGACCACGCCTACCGATTGGTCCGGCTCTTTGAAAATCAACCGGGGCGCCGAACTGGTTCGCCGCACGATTAATTTCGAGCCGAGCCAGGATTATATTATGCCCCGCACCGATCCGACCCTGATTGAGTGGGTCTCGCAGACGACTGTCTTCCACGACGGAATCTTTGTCAATGTCTTCGTTCCCCCGGCTGACAGCACCGATACCTCCGCCGCTACTATCACTTTCACCACGGCGCCTTTCACGATTTCTTATAATCTGAAAGATATTCAGAATCTCGATACTGTTTATACTCTCGATGATTCCAATGTCGTGGCGATAACCGCCATCAAATATTCCCGGCTCTTCTGCCCCAAAGGTTTCCTGGCCGGATTCTGGGGAACCGATACGCTCGGCAACGGCATTTTCTACGGCAACTGGATGACCCATAATGGAATCGTCCTGGGCGTGGTCAAAGGAAACTGGGGAATTCCCGATACCAATGGCGATGTCCAGAATATTTTTGTCGGAAAATATATCGATATGACCGGCAAATTCGAGGGCCTTATGAAAGGAACCTACGGGCCGCGCCCCAATTGGCACGCTTCCGATATGGGGAAGATGCGCGCTGGCGGTTGGTTCAAAGGGAATTTCTATGACGGCAATGGCGGTGTCCTGGGCGACCTTTACGGCCGTTACAAATCGGTCCCGCGCGACGCCGAGATGGGCTTTTTCCAGGGGCGCTGGAAAGTCCTCTGCACCCACGACAACGAAGATAACAGCGGCGACGACAACTAA
- a CDS encoding conserved hypothetical protein (Evidence 4 : Unknown function but conserved in other organisms): MKVSENKKILITVKAYPNPNRKRGETVCCAGVDIDNRQLIRLHPVPFRDLAEHQKFRKYDIISVDCFRPSNDSRPESFSIHVPSIRILDHLDSESGTWKKRKEIVSRIPVKSMCQVIRDSSESNLSLGLVKPRDVSFEFLRRKISDPKKREEFYAQTSLLNKTKGVIEEIPLLFYYRFRCDGFEKCMGHKLSIVDWEICQAYRNWRDKYSKEELQEKIREQWLKISDTSKKDVLYFVGNMNRFRNTFLILGVFYPTKT, translated from the coding sequence TTGAAGGTTTCGGAAAATAAAAAAATTCTCATAACGGTAAAAGCATATCCGAATCCCAATAGAAAAAGGGGTGAAACTGTATGCTGCGCCGGAGTAGATATAGACAATAGACAATTGATCCGCCTTCACCCAGTTCCCTTTCGCGATCTTGCGGAACACCAGAAATTTAGAAAATATGATATAATATCAGTTGATTGCTTTCGGCCTAGTAATGATAGCAGGCCCGAGAGTTTCAGTATTCATGTCCCCTCCATCAGGATTTTGGATCATCTTGATTCTGAAAGCGGTACATGGAAAAAGCGCAAAGAAATAGTCTCAAGAATCCCTGTGAAATCAATGTGCCAAGTTATAAGAGATTCCAGCGAAAGCAATTTATCGCTCGGATTGGTTAAACCTCGTGATGTCTCATTTGAGTTTTTGAGGAGGAAGATCTCGGATCCAAAAAAAAGAGAGGAATTTTATGCCCAAACAAGCCTTTTGAATAAAACAAAAGGTGTCATAGAGGAAATTCCGCTCCTGTTTTATTATCGATTTAGATGTGATGGTTTTGAAAAATGTATGGGACACAAATTATCCATCGTCGATTGGGAAATCTGCCAGGCATATAGAAATTGGCGAGATAAATATTCCAAAGAGGAACTACAGGAGAAAATTAGGGAACAATGGCTTAAAATATCTGATACTTCAAAGAAGGATGTCCTCTACTTTGTTGGAAATATGAATCGATTTAGAAATACTTTCCTAATTCTAGGTGTATTTTATCCCACTAAGACATGA
- a CDS encoding hypothetical protein (Evidence 5 : Unknown function), translating into MNDTSSADLKSANKGHFKNIIAFFAIAASTATIISCYVLFTQWWSNRTQLEIYPSSIRLDSLGVIGYLFALDSTDLDIINEANNLDTVHCFDYSLGMMQISGITNSGKSGLIGKCNLNAIDVAIALLQKEMDNISSIYRIKLAYGWPKSDSIRFYIDKHKIMIDKLREIRKRKLLESAKQTKIVVETKIANLSNSQASIMEPCLLSLRMPDGPQMDVQLKLYGYSSQIQLFGMEMHAGPPVSVISGRSISNVNFCTLTAGELGDTEWTKLEEALAKSQFKAKIVFIASDDTQIESKEFPFSSKFASQRSDELLKDLKK; encoded by the coding sequence ATGAACGACACGAGTTCAGCAGATTTGAAAAGCGCTAATAAAGGTCATTTCAAAAATATTATAGCATTCTTCGCTATTGCGGCTTCTACAGCCACAATAATTAGCTGTTATGTGCTTTTTACCCAGTGGTGGAGCAACAGAACGCAACTTGAAATATACCCGAGTTCTATCCGCCTTGATAGCCTGGGTGTTATTGGGTACTTATTTGCTCTAGATAGTACTGATCTTGATATTATAAATGAGGCAAATAATCTAGATACTGTGCATTGCTTTGATTATTCTCTGGGCATGATGCAAATAAGCGGAATCACAAATAGCGGAAAGTCCGGCCTAATTGGCAAATGCAACCTCAATGCAATTGATGTGGCTATTGCACTGCTCCAGAAAGAAATGGACAATATTTCATCTATTTACAGAATAAAATTGGCTTACGGATGGCCCAAATCGGACTCTATTAGATTCTATATCGATAAGCATAAAATCATGATTGATAAGTTGAGGGAGATACGAAAAAGGAAGCTTCTGGAAAGCGCTAAACAAACGAAAATAGTTGTAGAGACAAAGATCGCGAATCTTAGCAACTCTCAAGCATCAATAATGGAGCCCTGTCTTTTAAGTCTTAGAATGCCGGATGGTCCACAAATGGATGTCCAGCTTAAGCTATATGGATATTCATCTCAAATACAATTATTTGGCATGGAAATGCATGCTGGTCCGCCCGTTTCAGTAATTAGCGGCAGGTCTATTTCTAATGTCAATTTCTGCACGCTTACAGCTGGTGAATTAGGAGATACCGAATGGACCAAATTGGAAGAAGCATTAGCAAAATCTCAATTTAAAGCGAAAATTGTATTTATCGCAAGCGATGATACACAAATTGAATCAAAGGAATTTCCATTTTCAAGTAAATTTGCCAGCCAACGCAGCGATGAGCTTCTCAAAGACTTAAAAAAATAG
- a CDS encoding hypothetical protein (Evidence 5 : Unknown function), translating to MQIEIFYSKSNADHLKAVSFVKEAVQNLGISATINEREVDMPTPRVMVNGFDLSGSFKRGATRNGHFNLSYEQVAEVLEQTAWSAV from the coding sequence ATGCAAATAGAAATATTTTATTCCAAAAGCAATGCCGACCATCTCAAGGCCGTCTCCTTTGTCAAGGAAGCCGTTCAGAATCTGGGTATTTCGGCGACTATCAACGAACGGGAAGTTGATATGCCGACGCCGCGAGTTATGGTCAATGGTTTCGATCTAAGCGGTTCCTTTAAGAGGGGGGCCACCCGCAACGGACATTTTAATCTTTCCTACGAGCAGGTGGCCGAGGTTCTCGAGCAAACCGCCTGGTCTGCCGTTTAA
- a CDS encoding hypothetical protein (Evidence 5 : Unknown function), producing MDVVFDHHTIGFGLVGRLRDISGRPVDWALMELYSCRSDIPLFVGAYCNTPLRYL from the coding sequence GTGGATGTGGTATTCGATCATCATACAATCGGTTTTGGCCTGGTCGGCCGCCTTCGTGATATATCAGGGCGGCCGGTTGATTGGGCTTTAATGGAGTTGTACTCCTGCCGGTCCGACATTCCTCTTTTTGTAGGGGCGTATTGCAATACGCCCCTACGATACCTTTAA
- the feoB gene encoding Ferrous iron transport protein B — MEKVTINREIKVALAGNPNSGKTSIFNALTGAHQRVANFPGVTVEKRTGRRQYNGYKFQFVDLPGTYNLSAFSPDEKVARDFIINENPDLIINVIDSGSLERGLYLTMQLIEMGVDVVIDLNMWDEAKESGLDIDTEKLSQLLGAPVVKTIGNRGQGIDSLLDAALGLVENKAKGHRHVPITYGPKLDDVVTDLSREISACGSCRACRNPRWVAVRMLEGDKEIEGEVIGQNRNRNRVRSRLGRSIKHIRATTKNDPEFALTEGRYGYVAGIVREVVKRPVSDRMQLSVHIDNILTHRFWGYPIFLALMWLIFQATFKIGAYPMDWIDAGVAWLQAQIGALIPAGVVSDLLINGILGGVGAVAVFLPNIVILFMGIALLEDSGYMARAAFLMDRLMHYLGLHGKSFIPLLMGFGCNVPAIMATRTLESRRDRILTVMLIPMMSCSARLPVYVLFAGAFFGAHAGNAIFSLYLFGVLAAIIMARLLQKTLIRTAETPFVMELPPYRWPTGRSIVIHMWERTRIYLHKMGGVILLASVILWGLGNFPVKKEFSQDYDAQIAQYSQQNTPEAKAEVSHLEMMKSSEKLEYSLIGRLGHATLPVVQPLGFTWEMGISIITGFVAKEVVVSTMGVLYHLGDETTTLIKALQDPSSGISKLAAYAFMIFVLLYTPCLATIIAIKREVGIKWMWYSIIIQSVLAWSAAFVIYQGGRLIGL, encoded by the coding sequence ATGGAAAAGGTAACGATAAATAGAGAAATCAAGGTCGCCCTGGCGGGCAATCCCAATTCCGGAAAAACATCGATCTTCAACGCCCTCACGGGGGCGCATCAGCGGGTCGCCAATTTTCCCGGCGTTACGGTCGAAAAAAGAACCGGTCGCAGGCAGTACAACGGTTACAAATTCCAGTTTGTCGATCTCCCCGGAACATACAATCTCTCTGCTTTTTCGCCCGATGAAAAAGTCGCCAGAGATTTCATCATTAACGAAAATCCCGACCTCATCATAAATGTCATCGACAGCGGTAGTCTCGAGCGGGGCCTCTACCTCACCATGCAACTGATCGAGATGGGCGTCGATGTCGTCATTGACCTTAACATGTGGGACGAGGCCAAAGAGTCGGGACTCGATATCGACACCGAAAAACTCTCGCAACTGCTCGGGGCCCCGGTCGTGAAAACTATCGGCAACCGCGGCCAGGGAATCGACAGTCTCCTTGACGCCGCCCTCGGACTGGTCGAGAACAAGGCCAAAGGGCACCGCCATGTCCCGATTACTTACGGTCCCAAACTCGATGATGTTGTCACGGATCTGAGCCGCGAAATCTCCGCCTGCGGGTCGTGCCGCGCCTGCCGCAACCCCCGCTGGGTGGCGGTGCGAATGCTCGAAGGGGACAAAGAAATCGAAGGCGAGGTCATCGGCCAAAACCGCAACCGGAATCGGGTTCGTTCCCGGCTGGGGCGATCAATCAAGCATATCCGGGCCACCACCAAAAACGATCCCGAATTCGCCCTGACCGAGGGGCGCTACGGCTATGTCGCCGGGATCGTGCGCGAAGTGGTCAAGCGGCCGGTTTCGGACCGGATGCAACTCTCGGTCCATATCGACAATATCCTGACCCACCGCTTCTGGGGCTACCCGATATTTCTCGCCCTCATGTGGCTCATCTTTCAGGCAACATTCAAAATCGGGGCCTACCCAATGGACTGGATCGACGCTGGTGTCGCCTGGCTCCAGGCCCAGATCGGCGCCCTGATCCCGGCTGGTGTCGTCTCCGATCTATTAATCAACGGCATTCTCGGCGGAGTCGGCGCAGTGGCGGTCTTTTTACCGAATATTGTCATCCTCTTCATGGGGATCGCCCTCCTCGAGGATTCCGGCTACATGGCCCGCGCCGCTTTCCTGATGGATCGCCTGATGCACTATCTCGGCCTGCACGGCAAATCATTCATTCCGCTTCTCATGGGGTTCGGGTGCAATGTCCCGGCCATCATGGCCACGCGAACTCTGGAATCGCGCCGCGACCGGATTTTGACGGTCATGCTGATACCGATGATGTCCTGCAGCGCCCGCCTGCCGGTCTATGTCCTGTTTGCCGGGGCCTTTTTCGGCGCTCACGCCGGGAACGCCATTTTCTCGCTCTACCTTTTCGGGGTTCTCGCCGCCATCATCATGGCCCGCCTCCTCCAGAAAACTCTTATCCGCACCGCCGAAACGCCGTTCGTGATGGAACTCCCCCCCTACCGCTGGCCGACCGGGCGCTCCATTGTCATACATATGTGGGAGCGGACAAGGATTTATCTGCACAAAATGGGCGGGGTCATCCTGCTTGCTTCTGTCATCCTCTGGGGATTGGGGAATTTCCCGGTCAAAAAAGAGTTCTCGCAGGATTATGACGCTCAAATCGCGCAGTACAGCCAGCAGAATACCCCCGAAGCCAAAGCCGAAGTCAGCCATCTTGAGATGATGAAATCCTCGGAAAAACTGGAATACTCTCTTATCGGACGGCTCGGCCATGCCACCCTCCCGGTGGTGCAGCCGCTCGGATTTACCTGGGAGATGGGGATATCGATTATCACCGGCTTTGTCGCCAAGGAAGTGGTGGTCTCGACGATGGGCGTGCTGTATCATCTCGGCGACGAGACCACCACGCTTATCAAGGCCCTGCAGGACCCGTCCTCGGGAATAAGCAAACTGGCCGCGTACGCGTTCATGATTTTTGTCCTCCTTTATACTCCCTGCCTGGCGACCATAATCGCGATCAAGCGGGAGGTCGGTATCAAGTGGATGTGGTATTCGATCATCATACAATCGGTTTTGGCCTGGTCGGCCGCCTTCGTGATATATCAGGGCGGCCGGTTGATTGGGCTTTAA
- a CDS encoding membrane hypothetical protein (Evidence 5 : Unknown function), which produces MTGIVIKKSGRKKILLILMALISATGIYLHWVNLDSDPPLYFEGSGQSLSTDPYQYTFHARNKVLFGEWDPLGDKKWEVFKTTLVSGLSFVFFSIFGVSLYTANASGLILTLLAILIFAFALRRSLRGMGILAVLIFLLFNKILYVYGRLPYNENGVLFWGALIFLVFVEFRQHLWGKILLGILVTLAGMSGKIFGFLFFVSLVFSLWFENRERKAVDIAVLTISLVASTIVWTIFVYGADFRLLIDYLFSQSLGLYGFPEALGSPLAFLERLVSFGNDSRLFYLSGAIGIGTFLALVILLRTRPADLRKNISVFYLIIWLVSGILFFMVGNYRPVRYSYMLLFPMTALIGYTFFKSADYKEAVQNRKVVWAILFFFVIWIFLEQVSFSFYIDEGFLAVYKWLVWLNLIPALVITYCEMKFSFCKHLIGKKVVNALIFLLLAFSLGEFALSFRTWQIEKSYNLKEAGKDLAQILGPETVLSGPMAPSLLPENKFKGLIYAVGISKDDPALFEKFPVTHFAIDADGTTTISDEFPALKNTVPITDYWIRDADVLVGKINQVTGNPIAAQYQPTDYEFGRQYFLAGQYDSARVFWEQFAARFPDNKSVLRSLSELDALTGLPELGMQSIQKAAALYPRDFSIQMALATFYQRYFIATGNPAFQELAKECYLKVVEMNPYQSDEAADFIRKISSFRDENK; this is translated from the coding sequence ATGACCGGCATTGTTATCAAAAAATCGGGCCGTAAGAAAATTCTGCTCATCCTCATGGCCCTTATCTCGGCCACCGGGATATATCTCCATTGGGTAAATCTCGACAGCGACCCCCCGCTCTATTTCGAGGGTTCCGGCCAGTCGCTCTCGACCGATCCGTATCAATACACTTTTCATGCCCGCAACAAGGTCCTGTTTGGCGAGTGGGATCCATTGGGGGACAAGAAATGGGAAGTCTTCAAAACCACTCTGGTATCCGGCTTAAGTTTCGTGTTTTTCTCTATCTTCGGCGTATCCCTCTACACCGCCAACGCCTCCGGCCTGATTCTGACCCTTCTGGCGATTTTAATTTTCGCTTTCGCTCTGCGGCGCTCTCTCCGCGGAATGGGAATATTGGCCGTTCTGATATTTCTTCTTTTCAATAAAATCCTCTATGTCTATGGCCGTCTGCCGTACAACGAAAACGGCGTCCTCTTCTGGGGCGCCCTCATCTTCCTGGTTTTTGTCGAATTCCGGCAACATCTCTGGGGAAAAATCCTTCTCGGCATTCTGGTGACTCTGGCCGGCATGAGCGGCAAAATATTCGGATTTCTCTTTTTTGTGTCGCTGGTCTTTTCCCTCTGGTTTGAGAACCGGGAGAGAAAGGCCGTCGATATTGCGGTCCTGACCATCTCTCTGGTCGCTTCGACAATTGTCTGGACCATTTTTGTCTATGGCGCCGATTTTCGTCTTTTAATCGATTACCTTTTCAGTCAATCGCTCGGGCTTTACGGTTTCCCCGAGGCGCTCGGCTCGCCCCTGGCGTTTTTGGAGCGTCTGGTCAGTTTCGGCAATGATTCCCGGCTATTCTATCTTTCCGGCGCTATCGGCATCGGGACTTTTCTGGCACTGGTGATATTGCTTCGCACCCGCCCGGCCGACCTGCGGAAAAATATTTCTGTTTTCTATCTAATTATCTGGCTGGTTTCGGGAATTCTATTTTTCATGGTCGGCAATTACCGCCCCGTGCGGTACTCATATATGTTGCTTTTCCCGATGACAGCCCTCATCGGTTACACCTTCTTTAAGTCTGCGGACTATAAAGAGGCAGTTCAGAATAGAAAAGTGGTCTGGGCAATTCTCTTTTTCTTTGTCATCTGGATTTTTCTGGAACAGGTGTCATTCTCCTTTTATATCGACGAAGGTTTCCTCGCGGTCTATAAATGGCTGGTCTGGCTAAACCTTATTCCCGCCCTTGTAATTACATATTGCGAGATGAAATTTTCTTTCTGCAAACATCTTATCGGAAAAAAAGTTGTCAACGCCCTGATTTTTCTCTTACTCGCCTTTTCCCTCGGCGAATTCGCCTTAAGTTTCCGCACCTGGCAGATTGAGAAATCATACAATCTCAAAGAGGCCGGAAAGGACCTGGCCCAAATTCTGGGACCGGAAACAGTCCTGAGCGGCCCGATGGCCCCCAGTCTCCTTCCGGAAAATAAATTTAAGGGCCTGATTTACGCGGTGGGGATTTCCAAGGATGACCCGGCGCTGTTTGAAAAATTCCCGGTAACTCATTTTGCTATCGACGCCGACGGGACAACAACGATATCGGACGAATTTCCCGCCCTTAAAAATACTGTGCCGATTACTGATTACTGGATCCGCGATGCCGATGTTCTTGTCGGGAAAATTAATCAGGTGACCGGCAACCCCATTGCCGCTCAGTATCAACCGACCGATTACGAATTCGGAAGGCAGTATTTTCTGGCAGGCCAATATGACAGTGCCCGGGTTTTCTGGGAACAATTTGCCGCCCGCTTCCCCGACAATAAATCGGTCCTCCGCTCTTTGAGCGAACTCGACGCCTTGACCGGGCTGCCGGAACTCGGTATGCAATCCATTCAAAAGGCCGCCGCTCTTTATCCCCGGGATTTTTCGATCCAGATGGCGCTGGCGACATTTTACCAGAGATATTTTATCGCCACCGGCAACCCGGCCTTTCAAGAGCTGGCCAAAGAATGCTACTTGAAGGTCGTCGAAATGAATCCGTATCAGTCCGATGAAGCCGCCGATTTTATCCGCAAAATCTCGTCATTCCGGGACGAAAATAAATAA
- a CDS encoding conserved exported hypothetical protein (Evidence 4 : Unknown function but conserved in other organisms) — protein sequence MRKLIFGIVIALALMTFGSAGAQTEVRAGISVGDNGVNSFYLAIGSFYHVPEREVVAVRDKDIPDDQLPVVFFIARRAHVDPDLVIKLRLGGKSWLEITHYYKLSPEIYYIDAGDISGPPYGKAFGYFRNHPRSEWREARLDDDDIINLVNLRFLSSHYKRTPAEIIRSREAGHNFVIINNDFYQARHEHHNDAKAKQDKPKKNGHGEHGKGKGHDK from the coding sequence ATGCGGAAACTAATTTTCGGGATTGTTATAGCGTTGGCCCTTATGACTTTCGGTTCGGCCGGGGCCCAGACCGAGGTTCGCGCCGGTATCAGTGTCGGCGATAACGGGGTCAATTCCTTCTATCTGGCGATCGGAAGTTTCTATCATGTGCCGGAACGGGAAGTGGTCGCGGTGCGGGATAAGGACATCCCCGATGATCAACTGCCGGTGGTCTTCTTTATCGCCCGGCGGGCCCATGTCGATCCCGATCTGGTGATCAAACTCCGCCTCGGCGGCAAATCGTGGCTCGAAATCACTCATTATTATAAACTGAGTCCGGAGATTTATTATATCGATGCCGGCGATATTTCCGGGCCGCCCTACGGTAAAGCGTTCGGCTATTTTCGCAACCATCCCCGCTCCGAGTGGCGGGAGGCCCGTCTCGACGACGATGATATCATAAATCTGGTGAATCTCCGCTTTTTGTCGTCGCACTACAAGCGGACCCCGGCCGAAATTATCCGCTCCCGCGAGGCGGGGCATAATTTTGTGATCATTAATAACGATTTCTATCAGGCCCGCCACGAGCATCATAATGATGCTAAAGCCAAACAAGACAAGCCGAAAAAAAATGGCCATGGTGAGCACGGCAAAGGGAAGGGGCACGACAAATAA
- a CDS encoding Translocator protein, LysE family: MELLSLFFTSFIVGFSGAMMPGPLLAVDIAETPAKGFRTGPILTGGHAIAEVAVVVLLSIGLAALVAENKVISNVIAVVGGAMLIFMGIGMLYDLYKSRIKASAGTSKGKNSGRLVLDGIITSLSNPYWFVWWATTGSAFLIKSLKHGAAGPTVFYFGHILSDLVWYSFVSFLIWKGRKLLVGTGYKVLIGVCALFLLYLGGVFIHDGLSGTV; encoded by the coding sequence ATGGAACTGCTTTCGCTCTTCTTTACCTCGTTCATTGTCGGCTTCTCCGGCGCCATGATGCCGGGACCGCTTCTGGCGGTCGATATCGCCGAAACCCCCGCCAAAGGTTTCCGCACCGGGCCGATTCTTACCGGCGGGCACGCTATCGCCGAGGTGGCCGTGGTGGTCCTGCTGTCAATCGGATTGGCGGCGCTGGTGGCCGAAAATAAAGTCATCTCCAATGTTATTGCGGTTGTTGGGGGAGCGATGCTCATATTTATGGGAATCGGGATGTTGTATGATCTGTACAAATCCCGTATCAAAGCGAGCGCCGGGACATCGAAAGGCAAAAATTCCGGGCGGCTGGTGCTCGACGGTATCATCACTTCGCTTTCCAACCCGTACTGGTTTGTCTGGTGGGCCACCACCGGATCGGCGTTCCTGATTAAATCGCTCAAGCACGGCGCCGCCGGACCGACCGTTTTCTATTTCGGTCATATCCTGTCCGATCTGGTTTGGTATTCTTTCGTCAGTTTTCTCATCTGGAAAGGCCGGAAACTTCTGGTCGGAACTGGTTACAAGGTCCTCATCGGCGTCTGCGCCTTGTTCCTTCTTTATCTCGGCGGCGTCTTTATTCATGACGGCCTCTCCGGCACAGTCTGA